The Oncorhynchus tshawytscha isolate Ot180627B linkage group LG12, Otsh_v2.0, whole genome shotgun sequence genome includes a window with the following:
- the LOC112263669 gene encoding lymphatic vessel endothelial hyaluronic acid receptor 1 produces the protein MMQVWILSLLLPLTLSFSGLHVDPSKINAFPERQIAGVFLVSCTNDLNQFTYAFNASEAREVCWYLGVTMASNSQVEEAQRLGLETCRFGWIDEHFAVIPRIEASKTCGQNQTGVIKWRASVTKLFDVFCFNASVIQLEDTTADTALTTPKQQEGAHPSPSGAASPPSTSLSPAIIHLVPSTQSARPTSHSRSSLLSLSSFSDSPGVEVELPQSMSSAILITSAVVLLLTAMAILLYFRTNNGLKTILPCWDGEQQKEYIETKECAAHTCMKDTKEAQTEAEAKAEPEEDVCKETANDISVNISDETNADSASETEP, from the exons ATGATGCAGGTTTGGATCCTCTCACTACTGCTGCCTCTCACACTGTCATTCTCTGGTCTACACGTTGATCCTAGCAAAATCAATG CTTTCCCAGAGAGACAAATAGCTGGGGTGTTTCTGGTCAGCTGCACAAATGACCTCAACCAGTTTACCTATGCCTTCAATGCCTCTGAGGCCAGGGAGGTGTGCTGGTATCTGGGTGTAACCATGGCCTCCAATTCCCAGGTTGAGGAGGCTCAGAGACTGGGCTTGGAAACATGCAG GTTTGGGTGGATTGATGAACATTTTGCAGTGATCCCTCGTATTGAGGCCAGTAAAACCTGTGGTCAAAATCAGACTGGTGTCATCAAATGGAGAGCCTCTGTCACCAAACTTTTTGATGTGTTCTGCTTCAATGCTTCAG TGATACAATTGGAGGATACCACAGCTGATACCGCTTTGACCACGCCGAAGCAACAGGAGGGAGCACATCCCTCTCCTTCAGGAGCGGCCTcacccccctctacctccctctctccagccatcATTCATCTTGTCCCCTCCACACAGTCCGCCCGGCCCACCTCTCATTctcgctcctctcttctctctctcagtagttTTTCTGATAGCCCAGGGGTAGAGGTAGAACTACCCCAGTCCATGAGCAGCGCAATACTTATCACCTCGGCCGTTGTTCTTCTTCTGACCGCAATGGCCATTCTCTTGTACTTTAGAAC GAACAATGGGCTCAAGACTATTCTCCCCTGCTGGGATGGGGAGCAGCAGAAAGAGTACattgagacaaaggaatgtgcaGCACACACCTGTATGAAGGACACAAAGGAAGCTCAGACTGAGGCTGAAGCTAAGGCTGAGCCTGAGGAGGATGTGTGCAAAGAGACAGCCAATGACATCAGTGTAAACATCAGTGATGAGACCAACGCAGATTCAGCATCAGAGACAGAACCTTGA